One Myxococcus stipitatus DNA segment encodes these proteins:
- a CDS encoding sn-glycerol-3-phosphate ABC transporter ATP-binding protein UgpC — protein sequence MSEVILSGIKKSFGSNLIVKGVDLQVGEGEFLVMVGPSGCGKTTLLRLIAGLEQVDSGEVRIGGRRVNDVPPRDRDVAMVFQSYALYPHMSVRENLAFGLTLRRFPREEIDARVAEVAAMLELSHLLDRKPKALSGGQRQRVAMGRAIVRQPQVFLFDEPLSNLDTALRVQMRGELARLHRKLGATMIYVTHDQVEAMTLATRVAVFNAGVLQQVGPPLELYNRPANRFVAGFLGSPSMNFLEARREGGQLVGKGFTLPAPADLPSESARVLLGLRPQDLRVAAQGPLTGTVDAVERLGFDGYAFLATEAGPVAARFDKGTHVAVGDKVSLAPVSDALHVFTGDGAVALRHPAERESLEVAS from the coding sequence TTGTCCGAAGTCATCCTGAGCGGAATCAAGAAGTCGTTTGGCTCCAACCTCATCGTGAAGGGCGTCGACCTCCAGGTCGGCGAGGGCGAGTTCCTCGTCATGGTGGGGCCCTCCGGGTGCGGGAAGACGACGCTCTTGCGGCTCATCGCCGGGCTGGAGCAGGTGGACTCCGGGGAGGTGCGCATCGGCGGCAGGCGCGTCAACGACGTGCCCCCCCGGGACCGGGACGTGGCGATGGTGTTCCAGTCCTACGCGCTCTACCCGCATATGTCGGTGCGGGAGAACCTGGCCTTCGGGCTGACCTTGCGCAGGTTCCCTCGGGAGGAGATCGACGCGCGCGTGGCGGAGGTCGCCGCGATGCTGGAGCTGAGCCACCTGCTGGACCGCAAGCCCAAGGCCCTGTCCGGCGGCCAGCGCCAGCGCGTGGCCATGGGGCGGGCCATCGTGCGCCAGCCCCAGGTCTTCCTCTTCGACGAGCCCCTGTCCAACCTGGACACCGCCCTGCGGGTGCAGATGCGCGGGGAGCTGGCCCGGCTGCACCGGAAGCTGGGCGCGACGATGATCTACGTCACCCACGACCAGGTGGAGGCGATGACGCTGGCCACGCGGGTGGCCGTCTTCAACGCGGGCGTGTTGCAGCAGGTGGGCCCGCCGCTGGAGCTGTACAACCGCCCCGCCAACCGGTTCGTGGCGGGGTTCCTCGGCTCGCCGTCGATGAACTTCCTGGAGGCGCGGCGCGAGGGCGGCCAGCTCGTGGGCAAGGGCTTCACCCTGCCCGCCCCGGCGGACCTGCCCTCGGAGTCCGCGCGCGTGCTCCTGGGCCTGCGGCCGCAGGACCTGCGGGTGGCCGCGCAGGGCCCCCTGACGGGGACGGTGGACGCGGTGGAGCGGCTGGGCTTCGACGGGTACGCGTTCCTCGCCACGGAGGCGGGCCCGGTGGCCGCGCGCTTCGACAAGGGCACCCACGTGGCCGTGGGCGACAAGGTGTCGCTGGCGCCCGTCTCGGACGCCCTGCACGTCTTCACCGGGGACGGGGCCGTGGCGCTGCGGCACCCGGCGGAGCGCGAGTCGCTGGAGGTGGCGTCTTGA
- a CDS encoding sugar ABC transporter permease, with product MNRPSALKMAFIHVGLSLMCMVTLYPVLWVVKMALSPSDGLSLTINPFPEAVTFDHFREVIFGTDAEGRWLFGRQLLSSLVVAGATTVVGLTLAVTAAYALSRFRFPGKEGGMQALLVTQMFPATLMLVPIYSILQTLRLLDTLTGLVLVYATTALPFCIWMLKGYFDTLPRELEEAAVMDGASPLQVFLRVVLPLARPALAVTALFSFMQAWNEFALAATLLNDPTHFTLPVALQRYVGEYKVEWGKFAACALVVSAPVMALFFALQKHLVGGLTAGGVKG from the coding sequence GTGAACCGGCCCTCCGCCCTGAAGATGGCCTTCATCCACGTGGGGCTGAGCCTCATGTGCATGGTGACGCTCTACCCCGTGCTGTGGGTGGTGAAGATGGCCCTGTCGCCCTCCGACGGGCTGTCGCTCACCATCAATCCGTTCCCGGAGGCCGTCACCTTCGACCACTTCCGCGAGGTCATCTTCGGCACGGACGCGGAGGGCCGGTGGCTGTTCGGCCGGCAGCTCCTGTCGAGCCTCGTGGTGGCCGGCGCCACCACGGTGGTGGGGCTGACGCTGGCGGTGACGGCGGCGTACGCGCTGTCGCGCTTCCGCTTCCCGGGGAAGGAGGGCGGCATGCAGGCGCTGCTCGTCACCCAGATGTTCCCGGCGACGCTGATGCTGGTGCCCATCTACAGCATCCTCCAGACGCTGCGGCTCCTGGACACGCTCACGGGGCTGGTCCTGGTGTACGCGACCACGGCCCTGCCCTTCTGCATCTGGATGTTGAAGGGCTACTTCGACACGCTGCCGCGCGAGTTGGAGGAAGCGGCGGTGATGGACGGGGCCTCGCCCCTCCAGGTGTTCCTCCGAGTGGTCCTGCCGCTGGCCCGCCCCGCGCTGGCCGTGACGGCGCTGTTCTCCTTCATGCAGGCGTGGAACGAGTTCGCGCTCGCCGCCACGCTGCTCAATGACCCGACCCACTTCACCCTGCCCGTCGCCCTCCAGCGGTACGTGGGCGAATACAAGGTGGAGTGGGGCAAGTTCGCCGCCTGCGCGCTGGTCGTCTCCGCGCCGGTCATGGCGTTGTTCTTCGCTCTCCAGAAGCACCTCGTCGGCGGGTTGACCGCCGGCGGCGTCAAGGGGTGA
- a CDS encoding fibronectin type III domain-containing protein, which translates to MPPSLLVRTLVLGVLILGSAGCSDSATASEDGGVVTETDAGTDGGVDAGADAGPDAGASACAPRRARPGAPTQLVAASVSPFEVSLTWAPSTTASVKRYRVLLGAGQVGQVERPSFAHRPVVPGETYTYTVTALTDDGGESLPSNPVTVTIPNPPPDALSGLEPGHWYAFPNSNLRAAALSPAMHPWLGWGEGISGIMNDWSSGALDTQRDRLYITGGGHNGYYGNEVYGFDLRTGAWVRLTDPDPVSPGAECPDRALGVNCAIHTYDGLEYLPPPFDRFLALGWDGWPQTALDLDTQRWENHPELPQLGTRTGANSAYDPNTRVLWYHSGAEAVSVWDPATGKWTIRSEANQLGYYKNAVVDPRRKLYVEVGQGSTDTWTIDALGKFVPKRTRLATTGAREIEDVGNPGVDYDPVTDQLVAWNGGGDIYTLNLDTRVWTKRAAQGTVVPGPANLNGTFGRFRYVPSLNVFMVVNTVDTPVFVYRLDPRPARLLRRIDVTAPDAKVETNSTGKLGVTAVFQDGTSVVPTSGITFSSLDPEVATLDEDGTFRAINPGRARLQASYTDPLTRRGLVGARVLDVVPMTGDVVLDALTIQPSSTLKVARGGAAGLTAVGSYHRGADIFTRDVTCEATWSSDSVSIATVADGTVRGLSEGTTTLHAKVGTVDAQATLEVIPRATQELIALNFQPPGPPMVTGWAVADDSAFNATRGWGWQDAVGLQTRGDRKGTQDPRLASFVLTSQPGARFRLQVPDGRYHVAASVGDNNFGVGLASVELAGAGIVYGVGTGNTVGASIVEATGGKGLVFDVVGPINWLAVMRVNGMDFNEVLAAAKTW; encoded by the coding sequence ATGCCCCCTTCTCTGCTCGTTCGAACCCTTGTCCTCGGTGTGTTGATTCTGGGCTCAGCCGGCTGTTCCGACAGTGCCACTGCGTCGGAGGACGGCGGAGTCGTCACGGAAACGGATGCGGGAACCGACGGGGGTGTCGATGCAGGTGCCGACGCGGGCCCCGACGCCGGTGCCAGCGCCTGCGCTCCGAGGCGCGCCCGGCCCGGCGCGCCCACGCAGCTCGTCGCGGCAAGCGTCTCCCCCTTCGAAGTCTCGCTGACGTGGGCGCCGTCGACGACCGCCTCGGTCAAGCGCTACCGCGTGCTGCTGGGGGCGGGGCAGGTCGGACAGGTCGAGCGGCCGTCCTTCGCCCACCGCCCGGTCGTCCCGGGCGAGACGTACACGTACACCGTCACGGCGCTCACCGACGATGGGGGAGAGAGTCTTCCGTCCAATCCGGTGACGGTGACGATTCCGAACCCACCGCCGGATGCGCTCTCCGGGCTGGAGCCGGGGCACTGGTACGCGTTCCCGAATTCGAACCTGCGGGCCGCGGCCCTGTCCCCCGCGATGCATCCGTGGCTCGGCTGGGGCGAGGGCATCAGCGGAATCATGAACGACTGGTCGAGTGGTGCCCTCGACACCCAACGCGACCGGCTCTACATCACCGGCGGCGGTCACAACGGCTACTACGGCAACGAAGTCTACGGCTTCGATCTGCGAACGGGCGCGTGGGTCCGCCTGACCGACCCGGATCCGGTCAGCCCCGGAGCGGAATGTCCCGACCGGGCGCTGGGCGTCAATTGCGCCATCCACACCTACGATGGGCTCGAATACCTGCCTCCGCCCTTCGACCGGTTCCTCGCGCTCGGTTGGGATGGCTGGCCCCAGACCGCGCTCGACCTCGACACCCAGCGCTGGGAGAATCACCCCGAGCTGCCACAGCTCGGGACGCGCACTGGCGCCAATTCCGCCTACGACCCCAACACCCGCGTCCTCTGGTACCACTCCGGCGCGGAGGCGGTGTCGGTCTGGGATCCAGCCACCGGCAAGTGGACGATCCGCAGCGAGGCGAATCAGCTCGGCTATTACAAGAACGCGGTCGTCGATCCTCGGCGCAAGCTGTACGTCGAGGTCGGTCAGGGCTCCACCGACACCTGGACCATCGACGCGCTGGGGAAGTTCGTGCCGAAGCGCACGCGGCTCGCGACCACGGGCGCGAGGGAGATTGAAGACGTGGGAAATCCCGGCGTCGACTACGACCCGGTGACCGACCAGCTCGTGGCATGGAACGGTGGCGGGGACATCTACACGCTGAACCTCGACACCCGCGTCTGGACGAAGCGTGCGGCGCAGGGCACGGTGGTGCCCGGACCGGCCAACCTGAACGGGACGTTCGGGCGGTTCCGCTACGTGCCGAGCCTGAATGTCTTCATGGTGGTCAATACCGTCGACACCCCTGTCTTCGTCTACCGGCTCGACCCGCGACCCGCGCGCCTGTTGCGGCGCATCGACGTGACGGCGCCTGACGCGAAGGTCGAGACGAACTCGACCGGCAAGCTGGGGGTGACGGCGGTGTTCCAGGACGGGACCTCGGTCGTCCCCACCTCGGGAATCACGTTCAGCTCACTCGACCCGGAGGTGGCGACCCTGGACGAGGACGGCACCTTCCGGGCCATCAACCCGGGCCGGGCGCGGCTGCAGGCCAGCTACACCGACCCCCTCACCCGGCGCGGGCTGGTCGGCGCCCGGGTCCTCGACGTGGTGCCGATGACGGGCGACGTCGTGCTCGATGCGTTGACGATTCAGCCATCGTCGACGCTCAAGGTGGCTCGCGGAGGGGCGGCGGGCCTCACGGCTGTCGGCTCCTACCACCGCGGCGCGGACATCTTCACCCGCGACGTCACCTGCGAGGCCACCTGGAGCTCCGACAGCGTGTCGATCGCCACGGTGGCCGACGGCACGGTCAGGGGATTGTCGGAGGGAACGACGACGCTCCACGCGAAGGTCGGGACGGTGGATGCCCAGGCGACCCTCGAGGTCATCCCGCGTGCGACCCAGGAGTTGATCGCGCTGAACTTCCAGCCTCCCGGACCGCCGATGGTGACGGGCTGGGCGGTGGCCGACGACTCCGCCTTCAACGCGACCCGCGGTTGGGGCTGGCAGGACGCAGTCGGTCTCCAGACCCGAGGGGACCGCAAAGGCACCCAGGATCCGCGCCTCGCCAGCTTCGTGCTGACGTCGCAGCCCGGAGCAAGGTTCCGGCTCCAGGTTCCCGACGGCAGGTACCACGTGGCGGCGTCCGTGGGAGACAACAACTTCGGCGTGGGCCTCGCGAGCGTGGAGCTCGCGGGCGCGGGCATCGTCTACGGCGTCGGCACGGGTAACACCGTGGGGGCCAGCATCGTCGAAGCCACGGGCGGCAAGGGCCTCGTCTTCGACGTCGTGGGGCCCATCAACTGGCTCGCGGTGATGCGGGTCAACGGCATGGACTTCAACGAGGTGCTCGCCGCGGCGAAGACCTGGTAG
- a CDS encoding extracellular solute-binding protein has product MRGLVALALLLTAWSAGAAEAPAVPLKLWHAYRGAEEAALLKAAGLFTQKTGVKVELLALPYDAYASKLTNAIPHGAGPDVFLFNHERLRNFQSQKLVAPTTDRIVRGDYFQNTVEALEVEGQLYGYPLSLKSLALYVNTRRVPRPPANTDELLRLLPALSDASQGRFGLAYESGDFYYHAAFLFGFDGPLFDASGRASFTTPGMARSLAFVKQLQDSGLIPQEASGALVKTLFNEERAAMVISGPWFAGEVASTVPYRVVALPVVSATGIPMRPFLGVEAAFVSSRSQQAQKAHQLARFLSMGEASRVRATLGRQIPADVAVYQLPEVRDDVLISSFREAARHATPMPNTLEMARVWEPMKLTLRAVLQGGTAPEEAGALADRRYRALHRERPPDAKAGPWLGLVGVLALGGGVWVLRRPAPLQPFRKRYPDMARAAAYLAPSAAGLLVLVFVPFAVGLGLSLFHHDAGTYSFVGLANFVDILASRGYRITEPLSFYFTLAVTLLWALVNVTLHVGIGLALALLLKNPLLKLRGVYRVLLIIPWAVPNYITALMWKGMFHRQFGAINGLLVALGLEPVSWFTRFSTAFAANVATNTWLGFPFMMVVALGALQSIPQELYEAAEVDGASRWTQLRRITLPLLRPAMLPAIILGSVWTFNMFNIIYLVSGGEPGGGTDILVSEAFRWAFQRNEQYGFAAAYSVLIFVVLLGWSAFTRKLTGTNAEVTG; this is encoded by the coding sequence TTGAGGGGGCTCGTCGCGCTGGCGCTGCTGTTGACCGCGTGGAGCGCGGGCGCGGCCGAGGCGCCGGCCGTCCCCCTCAAGCTGTGGCACGCGTACCGGGGCGCGGAGGAGGCCGCGCTCCTGAAGGCCGCGGGCCTGTTCACGCAGAAGACGGGCGTGAAGGTGGAGCTGCTCGCCCTGCCGTACGACGCCTACGCCTCCAAGCTGACCAACGCCATCCCCCACGGGGCGGGGCCGGACGTCTTCCTCTTCAACCACGAGCGGCTGCGCAACTTCCAGTCGCAGAAGCTGGTGGCCCCCACCACGGACCGCATCGTGCGGGGCGACTACTTCCAGAACACGGTGGAGGCGCTCGAGGTGGAGGGGCAGCTGTACGGCTACCCCCTGTCGCTCAAGTCCCTGGCGCTCTACGTCAACACGCGGCGGGTGCCCCGGCCTCCGGCGAACACGGACGAGCTGCTGCGGCTATTGCCCGCGCTGTCGGACGCGAGCCAGGGGCGCTTCGGGCTGGCGTACGAGAGCGGCGACTTCTACTACCACGCGGCCTTCCTCTTCGGCTTCGACGGGCCGCTGTTCGACGCCTCCGGTCGGGCCAGCTTCACCACGCCCGGCATGGCGCGCTCACTGGCCTTCGTGAAGCAGCTCCAGGACTCGGGCCTCATCCCCCAGGAGGCCTCCGGCGCGCTGGTGAAGACGCTCTTCAACGAGGAGCGCGCCGCCATGGTCATCAGCGGGCCCTGGTTCGCGGGCGAGGTGGCGTCGACGGTGCCCTATCGCGTGGTGGCGCTGCCGGTGGTGAGCGCCACGGGCATCCCCATGCGGCCGTTCCTGGGCGTGGAGGCGGCGTTCGTGTCCTCGCGCTCGCAGCAGGCGCAGAAGGCGCACCAGCTGGCGCGCTTCCTCTCCATGGGCGAGGCGTCGCGGGTGCGCGCCACGCTGGGCCGGCAGATTCCGGCGGACGTGGCGGTGTACCAGCTGCCGGAAGTGCGCGACGACGTGCTCATCTCCTCGTTCCGCGAGGCGGCCCGCCACGCCACGCCCATGCCCAACACGCTGGAGATGGCGCGGGTCTGGGAGCCCATGAAGCTGACGCTGCGCGCGGTCCTCCAGGGTGGCACCGCCCCGGAGGAGGCCGGCGCGCTGGCGGACCGGCGCTATCGCGCGCTGCACCGGGAGCGTCCGCCCGACGCGAAGGCGGGCCCCTGGCTCGGCCTGGTCGGGGTGCTGGCGCTGGGGGGCGGCGTCTGGGTGCTGCGCAGGCCGGCGCCGCTGCAGCCGTTCCGCAAGCGCTATCCGGACATGGCTCGCGCGGCGGCGTACCTGGCGCCCTCGGCTGCGGGGCTGCTGGTGCTGGTGTTCGTCCCGTTCGCGGTGGGCCTGGGCCTGTCGCTCTTCCACCACGACGCGGGCACCTACTCCTTCGTGGGCCTGGCCAACTTCGTCGACATCCTGGCCAGCCGCGGCTACCGCATCACCGAGCCGCTCTCGTTCTACTTCACGCTGGCGGTGACGCTCCTGTGGGCGCTCGTCAACGTGACGCTCCACGTGGGCATCGGCCTGGCGCTGGCGCTGCTCTTGAAGAACCCGCTGCTCAAGCTGCGCGGCGTGTACCGGGTGCTGCTCATCATCCCGTGGGCGGTGCCCAACTACATCACCGCGCTGATGTGGAAGGGCATGTTCCACCGCCAGTTCGGCGCCATCAACGGCCTGCTGGTGGCGCTGGGGCTGGAGCCGGTGAGCTGGTTCACGCGCTTCTCCACGGCCTTCGCGGCCAACGTGGCCACCAACACGTGGCTGGGCTTCCCGTTCATGATGGTGGTGGCGCTGGGCGCGCTCCAGTCCATCCCCCAGGAGCTCTACGAGGCCGCGGAGGTGGACGGGGCGAGCCGCTGGACGCAGCTGCGCCGCATCACCCTGCCCCTGCTGCGGCCCGCGATGCTGCCGGCCATCATCCTGGGCAGCGTGTGGACGTTCAACATGTTCAACATCATCTACCTGGTGTCGGGAGGCGAGCCGGGTGGCGGCACGGACATCCTCGTGTCGGAGGCGTTCCGCTGGGCCTTCCAGCGCAACGAGCAGTACGGCTTCGCGGCGGCGTACTCGGTGCTCATCTTCGTGGTGCTGCTGGGCTGGTCCGCCTTCACGCGAAAGCTGACGGGCACGAACGCGGAGGTGACGGGGTGA
- a CDS encoding IPT/TIG domain-containing protein, which yields MSRCPRSLLLVLSLLVVACGDDPAGTGPTLTAPTVREITPTGGPIAGNTLINVYGSGFQDGAKLYLGNQEALRTVVVNSFRIYGYSPTATTAQVDVRVVNPDGTYGVLVKGFTYEGPPAANIDQAEVLNGNLDTVSGGQPVGVLVRGAVTVAGLTRGVGQGGGVRAQAGFAAADADLLNQESYTWEEATYEKDSDSGEADVYKGNVLLQPAIGGESREWVIAMRFSIDGGKTWVLADGDGTANGISNDMLRRVFITRPRVDYCKLGPDGNRANPELFYKPGDTTLLKVLGQVYAAGITQGAGAGSGITAQLGMGPVDTDPRTSEAWTWINATYKAEHGNNDEWEAELPNPGVAGTYKLAFRFSISENAWRVCDADGVNDSAEGELAFNLAKLGTLTVGNDAPKPPIGWCKIGEDQKAPEAITYQTTQTSGLKTVYAQVYMQGVTDKVGAGPGLSGQLGWGPAGEDPRTSPLWNWTTALAFNKDNFEVNDEWKAALPNPGLNGEYRYAVRFSGNGGPVRVCDGNGVDDGGQEFELDQLGQLTVSGEVVVPKVIGYCKLGPAGSSTPESVTYATSAEATRKVVGQVYVQGVTTSTGAGTGVVGQLGYGPAGQDPATWTWVDAAYANDDGTNNDQYEATLPNPGTVGSYRFAYRFKVNDGAYLLCDADGANAPKDFDATKTGTLTVSAPQDISIGWCKLGGESDAPPPNEVYRVGQATKDIYAQVYMEGVTPGTGAGAGIQGQVGYGPVDQAPDSASWHWTSTGASFNRESGGGNNDEWKAALPNPGEPGQYKFAIRFNVNGGAYRYCDADGLNNGFSLEQAGNLEVKAVGVDSCQLVGPATLSATPGGATAVVRGKVLVTTVTDVTSGAGAGITSEVGYGPEGSDPATASGWSWKTASFAAETDSGAQDAYETALTAPAAEGTYAVAVRFRYQTGAWAYCDRDGSANGYQPAQASVLTVAEVVPPQVDWCRLGGEAESDVPSESYAADEAASTVIAVQVHEAGVTPGAGAGAGITAELGYGPSDSAHTGGAWQWVAATYAADTGNTQNDEYRATLPNPGTVGSYKFAYRVKLGTGPYVYCDANGTDDGFDVALAGKLTVLAGAPAVCRLQAVSGTTVGSGDAVTVTGRVRIPGVTSGNGEGAGIQVQVGLGNADVNASTTPASFTWKPAAYTREAPDEADTDEFGTTIHPAYEGNRAVGMRFSTDSGATWTYCDKDGSDVGGYTQGQQHALTVNKHQDIDYCNLQWPFSAASGTTIYGQVYEDGVTNQSGAGAGLTAQLGYGDAAMDPGVAGWTWVAAPYLSDDGNNDQFSVTLPDIVVPAGVTMSYAFRYSLDGGPFCYGDRNDRGGGGKFGDGFVGTNLGTVSNP from the coding sequence ATGTCGCGTTGTCCGCGGTCTCTTCTTCTCGTCTTGTCGTTGCTCGTCGTGGCCTGCGGGGATGACCCCGCCGGCACGGGACCCACGCTCACCGCGCCCACCGTGCGGGAGATCACGCCCACCGGCGGTCCCATCGCGGGCAATACGCTCATCAACGTCTACGGCTCCGGCTTCCAGGACGGCGCGAAGCTGTACCTGGGCAACCAGGAGGCGCTGCGGACGGTGGTGGTCAACTCCTTCCGCATCTACGGCTACTCCCCCACGGCGACCACGGCGCAAGTGGACGTGCGGGTCGTCAACCCGGACGGCACCTACGGCGTGCTGGTGAAGGGCTTCACCTACGAGGGCCCGCCCGCGGCGAACATCGACCAGGCGGAGGTCCTCAACGGCAACCTGGACACCGTCAGCGGAGGCCAGCCGGTCGGCGTGCTGGTGCGCGGCGCCGTCACCGTCGCGGGCCTGACGCGCGGCGTGGGCCAGGGCGGCGGCGTGCGCGCCCAGGCCGGCTTCGCCGCCGCGGACGCGGACCTGCTCAACCAGGAGAGCTACACCTGGGAGGAGGCCACCTACGAGAAGGACTCCGACAGCGGCGAGGCGGACGTCTACAAGGGCAACGTGCTGCTGCAGCCGGCCATCGGCGGGGAGAGCCGCGAGTGGGTCATCGCGATGCGCTTCTCCATCGACGGCGGCAAGACGTGGGTGCTGGCGGACGGTGACGGCACCGCCAACGGCATCAGCAACGACATGCTGCGCCGCGTGTTCATCACCCGGCCGCGCGTGGACTACTGCAAGCTCGGACCGGACGGCAACCGCGCCAACCCGGAGCTGTTCTACAAGCCCGGCGACACGACGCTCCTGAAGGTGCTGGGCCAGGTGTACGCGGCGGGCATCACCCAGGGCGCGGGCGCGGGCTCCGGCATCACCGCGCAGCTGGGCATGGGGCCGGTGGACACCGACCCGCGCACGTCCGAGGCGTGGACGTGGATCAACGCCACGTACAAGGCGGAGCACGGCAACAACGACGAGTGGGAGGCGGAGCTGCCCAACCCCGGCGTCGCGGGCACGTACAAGCTCGCCTTCCGCTTCAGCATCAGCGAGAACGCGTGGCGGGTGTGCGACGCGGACGGCGTCAACGACAGCGCCGAGGGCGAACTGGCCTTCAACCTCGCGAAGCTGGGCACCCTCACGGTGGGCAACGACGCGCCGAAGCCGCCCATCGGCTGGTGCAAGATTGGCGAGGACCAGAAGGCCCCCGAGGCCATCACCTACCAGACGACGCAGACGTCGGGGCTGAAGACGGTCTACGCGCAGGTGTACATGCAGGGCGTGACGGACAAGGTCGGCGCGGGCCCGGGGCTGTCGGGTCAGCTCGGCTGGGGCCCCGCGGGCGAGGACCCTCGCACCTCGCCGCTGTGGAACTGGACCACGGCGCTCGCGTTCAACAAGGACAACTTCGAGGTCAACGACGAGTGGAAGGCCGCGCTGCCCAACCCGGGCCTGAATGGCGAGTACCGCTACGCGGTGCGCTTCAGCGGCAACGGCGGCCCGGTGCGCGTGTGTGACGGCAACGGGGTGGACGACGGCGGCCAGGAGTTCGAGCTGGACCAGCTGGGCCAGCTCACCGTGTCGGGCGAGGTCGTGGTGCCCAAGGTGATTGGCTACTGCAAGCTCGGACCGGCCGGGAGCTCGACGCCGGAGTCGGTGACGTACGCCACGAGCGCGGAGGCGACGCGCAAGGTGGTGGGCCAGGTGTACGTGCAGGGCGTGACGACCAGCACGGGCGCGGGCACGGGCGTGGTGGGCCAGCTCGGCTACGGGCCGGCGGGACAGGACCCCGCCACGTGGACCTGGGTGGACGCCGCCTATGCGAATGACGACGGCACGAACAACGACCAGTACGAGGCCACGCTCCCCAACCCGGGGACGGTGGGCAGCTACCGGTTCGCCTACCGCTTCAAGGTGAACGACGGCGCGTACCTCCTGTGCGACGCGGACGGCGCGAACGCCCCCAAGGACTTCGACGCGACGAAGACGGGCACGCTCACCGTGAGCGCGCCGCAGGACATCTCCATCGGCTGGTGCAAGCTGGGTGGGGAGTCGGACGCGCCGCCGCCCAACGAGGTCTACCGCGTGGGCCAGGCGACGAAGGACATCTACGCCCAGGTCTACATGGAGGGCGTGACGCCGGGCACGGGCGCGGGCGCGGGCATCCAGGGCCAGGTGGGTTACGGCCCGGTGGACCAAGCGCCGGACTCCGCGAGCTGGCACTGGACGTCGACGGGCGCGAGCTTCAACCGCGAGTCGGGCGGCGGGAACAATGACGAGTGGAAGGCCGCGCTGCCCAACCCGGGCGAGCCGGGCCAGTACAAGTTCGCCATCCGCTTCAACGTGAACGGGGGCGCGTACCGGTACTGCGACGCGGACGGCCTGAACAACGGGTTCTCGCTCGAGCAGGCGGGCAACCTGGAGGTCAAGGCGGTGGGCGTGGACTCCTGCCAGCTGGTGGGGCCGGCCACGCTGAGCGCGACGCCGGGCGGCGCCACGGCGGTGGTGCGCGGCAAGGTGCTGGTGACGACGGTGACGGACGTCACGAGCGGCGCGGGCGCGGGCATCACCTCCGAGGTGGGCTACGGCCCGGAGGGCTCCGACCCGGCGACGGCGTCCGGTTGGAGCTGGAAGACGGCGAGCTTCGCCGCCGAGACGGACAGCGGCGCGCAGGATGCCTACGAGACGGCGCTGACGGCGCCCGCGGCGGAGGGCACCTACGCGGTGGCCGTGCGCTTCCGGTACCAGACGGGCGCCTGGGCGTACTGCGACCGGGACGGCAGCGCGAACGGATATCAGCCGGCGCAGGCGTCGGTGCTGACGGTGGCGGAGGTCGTGCCGCCGCAGGTCGACTGGTGCCGGCTGGGGGGCGAGGCGGAGAGCGATGTCCCGTCGGAGTCGTACGCGGCGGACGAGGCGGCCTCCACGGTCATCGCCGTGCAGGTGCACGAGGCGGGGGTGACGCCGGGCGCGGGAGCGGGCGCGGGCATCACCGCGGAGCTGGGCTATGGCCCCTCGGACAGCGCGCACACGGGCGGCGCGTGGCAGTGGGTGGCCGCGACCTACGCGGCGGACACGGGCAACACGCAGAACGACGAGTACCGGGCCACGCTGCCCAACCCGGGGACGGTGGGCAGCTACAAGTTCGCGTACCGCGTGAAGCTGGGCACCGGGCCGTACGTGTACTGCGACGCGAACGGGACGGATGACGGCTTCGACGTGGCCCTGGCGGGCAAGTTGACGGTGCTGGCCGGCGCCCCCGCGGTCTGCCGGCTGCAGGCGGTGAGCGGGACGACGGTGGGCAGCGGCGACGCCGTCACGGTGACGGGCCGGGTGCGCATCCCGGGAGTCACCTCCGGCAACGGCGAGGGCGCGGGCATCCAGGTGCAGGTGGGCCTGGGCAACGCGGACGTGAACGCGTCGACGACGCCCGCGTCCTTCACCTGGAAGCCGGCCGCGTACACCCGCGAGGCGCCGGACGAGGCGGACACGGACGAGTTCGGAACGACCATCCACCCGGCCTATGAAGGCAACCGGGCTGTCGGCATGCGCTTCAGCACGGACAGCGGCGCCACCTGGACGTATTGCGACAAGGACGGCAGCGACGTGGGTGGATACACGCAAGGGCAGCAGCATGCCCTCACGGTCAACAAGCATCAGGACATCGACTACTGCAACCTCCAGTGGCCCTTCTCGGCTGCCTCCGGAACGACCATCTACGGTCAGGTCTACGAAGACGGCGTGACGAACCAGTCCGGAGCGGGCGCCGGCCTCACCGCGCAACTAGGGTACGGTGACGCGGCGATGGACCCGGGCGTCGCCGGCTGGACGTGGGTGGCCGCGCCCTACCTGAGCGATGACGGCAACAATGACCAGTTCTCCGTGACGCTCCCTGACATCGTGGTGCCCGCGGGAGTCACCATGTCGTACGCGTTCCGCTACTCGCTCGACGGCGGCCCGTTCTGCTACGGCGACCGGAACGACCGGGGAGGCGGAGGGAAGTTCGGCGACGGCTTCGTGGGGACGAACCTGGGGACTGTCAGCAACCCCTAG